tgtggcGAAATGAGAGCaagtggaggcggtggagggacacatggaggagtggagaagacgtgaggtggagagatgaggtaaatggaggatgaggagcaggagTTCGGTGTATTTAGTGACGTATTATTATCGTTAGGAGAAGTTTCTGTTTGTTATTACTCATATTCTCACTCAtattaccactatcactatcattattatgagTAAGTGTGCAGTGTGAAGCAGTAGTCCCCCACACAGCCCCGTGACACACTGGAACACGCTCCGCCAATAAGGAAACTAACAATTTATAATCAAACCGGGGAAGCTTCATCACCCTCCGGAACTCCCCCGTAATGTAAGCTTACTAATTTcactgccttcctcttcctcttcttcctcttccttaaggTAGAAAACAATTAGAATGTTTGTTGCAGAAGCACCTTTTATTAACCACCATAATGTACTTACCTACAccattatatttcatttatttatttatttttttttttcaatgtttttcgtCCTGTCTTTGTTAttactgtccctccctccctcccttcctccctctctctctctctctctctctctctctctctctctctctctctctctctctctctctctctctctctctctctctctctctctctctctctctctctctcccccctccctccctccctccccctgtgctgtgtgtgtgttccttccatagcccttcgtgttcttcttcctcttcttcctcttcccattcttcttcttcctgttcttcctcttcccccccctcctcatgttcttcttcctcctcttgctgttcttactcttccttctctacctgttcttcctcttcttcctcttgctgttcttcctcttccttctcttcctgttcttcctcttcctcctcttgcttttcttcctctttctcctcttactgttcttcctcttcctcctcttgctgttcttcttcctcctcctcttggcgttcttcctcttcctcgtgttcctgttgttatttattgttgagCTTACCAAAATGGGATGTGTTTTGGTTGACTAGCTTACAAAAAGAGTGGGATTCGCCCCTGTTGGCTTACCACCTCCTCATTTTAGGACGCTACCAAACGAAACCAGCGGCCCAAGTTGACTGTGAACCTGGCCACGGTTgggctgctgttgttgtttaccGAACGATAAATTGGTGACTCCAATTGGGCCTGACAGACAGCCTCTCTTGGCCCActaggtctgctgctgtttgttaagcgaatatggaggaagaggagtaagcgaatatggaggaagaggaggaggaggaggaggaggaggaggaggaggagataatggggagttttcataactagtggttgtcaccaggtggcagacCAAAcctttctctcacatacaagcaatatcagatatacctacagtgttattctatttacatgaagatgcaatgggcttatataatatatttttctaggtaatcccttctaagtagtaacacaagtaaaatcaaactcttttcatgaacaaatgtatctaagttgattttctagtgaatcggcatttagatttatttggtcatcttaagatttccaaatgaatacactcttgattggaaacgtcttaatttAGTAAatataaaggcaacatgtctgtgacagtcaaaagtccaaagtACAtacatctccttcctagtttatggaaacggcaattttaataaaaaaaaaaaaattggcacttcgagtgtcctggcgatagtaatggtgtatctctaaccaaaacaaacacctgactcggccgcgctgcttcaacttaagaaacacgttgttggacaagaagttgaatgttggtgcggtgcccatctccactacgtcctaagcaatggattacggcagctggacactacagcagcagcaggatcgcctgagagatgtttgttttgcttctcgattactttgccttgtcgctcgcttcgtgagagggatgctaaaatccccccccaaaaaaaaaaaaaaaaaaaaaactagagccatatatcacgatgttagtgagtaggttgtgtcatgctatatagtacagtgtgattttttatttttttcattgttcaaaTCAacagtttttatacttgtaatatgctttatttaagataatgctagctgtttactcgataatcacacacaaaaaatattaatttgaccacattctgtcaatattatccataccggatattgaaaagtcgacacatcatttcaatagtatcatgatgatcaatgttctatgcatctttacgcacctgggatttactacaacaatattttagctctctttcctacagttagatgagcaccaacgacatctagcggttgagttccgaaaactccccattgcattagtgaatccaataggtagagttttcagtgcagtgttgaatgagagactgtgtaaatggattgagagagctggagtgctggtgaagaacagaatggttttcgtggggataggagagctgaggacaatatgtttgtggtgaatgaaatgattgagaagaaaaagaaggatggggggtaaattgtacctaggttttctggatatagagaaagcttatgatagagtgaacagagaaatgctaggtagagtcttagtaAAGATTGAATTGAGTGCAAAGATttttaacatagtgcaaagaggatgagacggtggaacatgtggtgctggagtgtgtgaagtatgccagagacaggaatgagatgatgcaagtgatactgactgagttagggcatgataggaatgaaagagtggagaagacaggaaaggaatggatggtgttgttgctgggactgtgtagagaggcgaatgaaaggatgattgaggcggtgaaagagtttctggagagaatgtggcgtgccaggtgtatgaacaattaggttagaggatgctgttcgttttttttttttttttttttttttttttttttttctcctttctacaggagttgccgatccaaaggcctggctcaggagtgatcctgtgccacctgtaccatcaagatcaagatcaagatgtaGGCTCCTCGAGAAGAAGAACCTCTTGTCCCAGTGCAGTGGGTGTCTCTTAAGGCtgaaggaggagtgggaggtacTTGCTGTGAGGCATGGTGAGGTGGAGGGCTCGGAAACGGAGGTGGCCGTGGCTATTGCTGTTAGTTGTGCTTGCTTGTCaggctttgtgtgtgtacgtggggATTTGCCCGTCACCTGTTGTCTGGGGCTCCCCTTGTGTGTCACCTGTGTTCTTGAAGCACACTTACAGATTGTTGAGGCTAACTTGACTCCTTCATTGCAGACGCCTTAAGGAGCACGCATGACGCTTTAAAGCGGAGGGCGGTTCGGGCAGAGGTGACGCGTGCCCTGACACAGAGGGTGTCTGGACGGCCTCCTTCCTGCCGTGCCCAAGAGCTCGCCCGCCGGCGAGCGCCCGCCGCTGGACCCGCCATTCGTGTAGACGTGCGGTCCCTCCCGGCCGGGTCGCGGCCCGCACGCGCGGACCGACGGGTGGACGTTGTTGCAGGCGCATCAACAGGTCAGGCGACACAAGCAGCCTTGACTTGCCTGGTGGGTGGGAGAGCCGCAGCAGTACAGGTCCACTGGCTTATTGAAGGTGGAGGTAACGTGCGTGTACTTGACTTGTCCAGTGTTACTGCACCCAcacttgccagagagagagagagagagagagagggggaatgaTAAAAGGTGGATTACAAAGACCATTACAGCAGTGGGGAGATGTCATCTGACGGTTCACCTCTGCCACTCACCTAAACACTGCCCAGAttcatctttttatgtatttattgattgattgattgattgattgagtgcTTGATTCCTGAGGCAGAGGTGCATCCACACCAGGCTTGGTGGTAGTGTCGCAGTGGAAGGCTGGAggtggaagggatgggaagatgGAATAGTATTAGGAATTAGTGGAGGTGAATATTGCCATTGTTCCTCCTCCACAGACCAACTCAGGCAGCCTGTGAAACCCCCTGTGACCCCCCCATGACCTGCAAGACACAGCCACTCCAGGACAGGATGACTCAGCAGCATGTGAccacctaacaacaacaacaacaacaacagactttccttgtttatttggtgagagagagagagagagagatgcaatattttaagccttccatcagtTCACCTCCcagcttctactactacttctactactactactattactactactactactactactactactagtactactgctactgctactgctactgctacaacttCTCCGCACAGTATCACCACCCTACACGTCCCGTTCCAAAGCAAATGGCCATATTTGGGGACAGAAAGCAGCAACATCCACTTTGTTAAAATTGTGACTTTGCAATTAAATGGATACTGCATGAACTGGAATAAGGCTATTGAACTGTAAGCATTTTAAggtttaagggtttttaaggggtttttaagggtgtgtgGGGGtaggggaagggtggagggaccCTGGGAAAGGCttgggagaggaaataaattgGGGTTTTGAAGTTTATATTAagtttgtttatattatttgtaTGGGCTCTTAAGGGGGATTTTAAAGGGTGTCTAAAGGTGTGTGGGAGTACAGGAAGGGTGTAGGgaccctgggagagagagagatggttataTTTGTAGTGTTTAAGTcaaatattcttaatttttctacctttcctcttaGAAGTTAttgactactactgctaccaccactaccaccactactactactactattgcaggtGATGCAAGACACACCCTGGCGCAGTGGTACACCTCAGTGAAAACCCTgtcaagagtgagagaaaatgaaagtgagagagagagagagagagagagagagagaagagagagagagagagagagagagagagagagagagagagggtaggtgatgaaaagggtggaaaaaagagagaaataaagagagttaaAGATAGAAACATGTagggacattgagagagagagagagagagagagaattttgattataatatttttaatgttttctttcctttaaagggaataactctctctctctctctctctctctctctctctctctctctctctctctctctctctctctctctctctctctctctctctctctctctcaaggagaaattattattattattattattattattattattattattattattattattattattattattattattattattactattattgctgttattgttgttttactactactgctgctactactactactactactactactactactactactactactactacaactactattactattgcagCTGCTGATTAGATATGAAAGTGGGCAGCTGGTTCTGTGGGACTTCAAGGGCCGCTGTGCTGATGTCAGATACCAGTCTGCTGAACCCCTAaggtaataaagagagagagagagggagagaaagcagtTATTattagtaacctaacctaatctgttacaacacccttaaaaacccgtgtcacttcaactagaatcttctaaagagtgtttctcctgttagtagtGTAGAAATGCTGTTAATCTGTCTACAACCATAAGATATTCCTAAtatcacctgacctgaccccacATAACCTGATCTGACCTTCCACTCACAGGTCATTGTCTTGGCACCACGAGGGAGAGCAGGGGATGTGCTGTCATATGGACCGGTCACTCACAACTTGGACTCTGAAACAAGCCTCTCCCagaccccccccccctctctctctctctctctctctctctctctctctctctctctctctctctctctctctctctctctctctctctctctctctctctccacagaacTGAGTGACCCCGTGCACTGGTGGTTCTCCACAATGACATCGTTGTTGTGGACCTACTCTCCCCCAGCTACCCCCGTTTTGAGAACCCCTATTGAAGGGATACACACGAGTCACCTGTCACCGGCTGTACACACCTGGCTGACTGCCCTGCTGACCTCAACCCTGCCCTCTACTTAGCTGGGGCCAGGGGAGGGGGGCACAGGAAGCAGGGTTTCTCTGAGAAGGAGTGGCCAATCTCTGGGAGGGAGTGGGACAGCACCTCTTGCCCCTACCCTGAAATGACCTTGACTGGGTGAGTGATGGCTCATGGGAATGGCGTGGGTGTCTGTGcgagtgtctgagagagagagagagagatgaaattgttgatatatttctttatttcttccttctactacttctactactactactactattactttactattactactactactactactactactactactattttttgcaGACATGTGGATGGGTCAATAAAATTCTGGGATGCCTCTTCTGTGGGACTCCAGATTCTTTACAATTTCAAGACTGCAAACGTATGGCCTATTCCAGTTCACTtgagtccatcccagcctccccAACTGCATCCCAGCCACCCCagtacatcccagcctctcccagtacatcccagcctctcccagtcatCCCCAGTTcatccccagcctctcccagtgcatctcagCCACTCttagtgcatcccagcctctcccagtgcatcccagcctctcccaatccaacccagcctccctcagagcatcccagcctccctcagtgcatcccagcttccttcagtgcatcccagcctcttccagtccatcccaacctctcccagtgcatctcagCCACTCTTGGTGCagcccagcctctcccagtccatcccagcttctcccagtgcatctcagCCACTCTTGGTGcatcccagcttctcccagtgcatctcagcctctcccaattcatcccagcctccctcagagcatcccagcctccctcagAGCATCCCAGCCTCCTtcagttcatcccagcctcttccagtccatcccaacctctcccagtgcatcccagcatctcccagtgcattccagcctcttccagtgcatcccagcctctcccagtacatcccagcctctcccagtacatcccagcctctcccagtgcatcccagcctctcccagtgcatcccagcctcccccagtgcatcccagcttcttccagtacatcccagcctctcccagtacatcccagcctttcccagtacatcccagcctctcccagtacatcccagcctctcccagtacatcccagcctcccccagtgcatcccagcctctcccagtgcatcccagcttcTTGCagtacatcccagcctctcccagtacatcccagcctctcagtacattccagcctctcccagtgcatcccagcttcttccagtacatcccagcctctcccagtacatcccagcctctcccagtctattccagcctcccccagtgcatcccagcttcTTCCAGTACATTCCAGCTtctcccagtgcatctcagcctctcccattacatcccagcctctcccagtacatTCCAACCTCTTCCAGTACATCTCAGCCTGTCCCAGCGCATCCCAGACTCTCTCAGTATATCTAAAACAATTATTCCCTGTAAAAACAATGTAAATTATTATTGTACAGGGAAGTTTGAAGGAGTAAATTTATTCCCCCTAGCACTGCTGAACGTAATCATGTGTTACCTCTCAGTAGAAAACATTTTATGCGAGGCTCCCTTCCAATACTCTGAAATTGCTCTCGTTTTCGTTCCGCCTCGGGAGTTTTAAGGGGGAACTTCACTAAATCGAGTAAtttattcccattttctctttcccgcAGTGCCTCGAGGTGCCAGTCATTTATGAAGTATGAAAGCAGAAACGGGTCTCCAGAATATGATTTTTGAGCAAGATCTTCCCTTCAGGTGagtctgatgatgacgatgatactattactactgctactactactactatctttccAGACCTCTGGATTATTTCATGCCCATCCATGTCAGAGAAAGACCACAGAGAATACCGGCCGGctaccaggtgagagagagagagagagagagagagagagaggggggggggggataggtgatggaaaaagacaggaaaaagagaaatgaagagaatgaaagatagaAACACGTagggacattgagagagagattgattgatttaaacaatattactactactattgcactaatactatttttactactgatacaatgtctctctctctctctctctctctctctctctctctctctctcataattaatgatattttttcagccaattcaaaattattacaattattattacttttagaaataatgatattaatattattttcttatttttaaacccaattatt
The window above is part of the Scylla paramamosain isolate STU-SP2022 chromosome 34, ASM3559412v1, whole genome shotgun sequence genome. Proteins encoded here:
- the LOC135089990 gene encoding uncharacterized protein LOC135089990; the encoded protein is MAYSSSLESIPASPTASQPPQYIPASPSTSQPLPVIPSSSPASPSASQPLLVHPSLSQCIPASPNPTQPPSEHPSLPQCIPASFSASQPLPVHPNLSQCISATLGAAQPLPVHPSFSQCISATLGASQLLPVHLSLSQFIPASLRASQPPSEHPSLLQFIPASSSPSQPLPVHPSISQCIPASSSASQPLPVHPSLSQYIPASPSASQPLPVHPSLPQCIPASSSTSQPLPVHPSLSQYIPASPSTSQPLPVHPSLPQCIPASPSASQLLAVHPSLSQYIPASQYIPASPSASQLLPVHPSLSQYIPASPSLFQPPPVHPSFFQYIPASPSASQPLPLHPSLSQYIPTSSSTSQPVPAHPRLSQYI